The Arthrobacter sp. D5-1 genome segment GCCCCAGACCCTGGTGGACGGCACCAGTTTTGCCGACTCCTATGCTTTCCTGGATGCCTGGGTGATGGCAGCCTTGGAGAAACTGGGCATCACGGCTTTCTACGTTCCCCTCAATGACATCGCTACCGAACAAGGCAAGATCGGGGGCGCAGCCCAGAAGCGCCTGGCGAACGGTGGCATGCTGCACCACGTCACCATGAGCTACGACATCGATGCCGACAAAATGGTGGATGTTCTTCGCATCGGCAAGGAAAAACTCTCGGACAAGGGGACACGGAGCGCCAAGAAGCGTGTTGATCCGCTTCGACGCCAAACGGGGCTCGCCCGCGCGGCTATCCTCGCGGCCATGCAGGAGGTCTTCGCGGAACGCTATGGCGCCGAAGAGTCCCGCCTCACCGAGGCCGAGCTCGGTGAGGCCAGGAAACGTGTAGAGGCCAAGTTCGGCACCGACGAATGGTTGAACCGGGTTCCGTAGCCGGCCGGTGGGAACTACCCCACGGCGGCCTGTGCCGTGAGTGCCCGCAGCAAGTGGCTTCGCTGCTCGATGACTATCCGGCGCAGGGCGCGGGGAGCGTCAGCGTGCGCCTTCAGCCAAGCATCCGTCCGTACCAGCACCGGATGTTCGGCGGGCTGCATGCCCTCGCTCAAGTCCTGGGCGCCCGGGAACAATCCGCGCACAATCCTGCCGGCAATCTCGATGCTGCGTTCCGCCCATACCTGCTCGAGACAGTCGAAGTAGCGTTCCACATACGGTTCCAACAGGAACCCTGGGGCCGTGGAGAAACCCGTGATGGTTGCGCTCAGGATCTCGTTGGAGAGCCCAGGGCTGTTAACCATGGAATCCCACGCAGCTGCCTTGACTGAGGCATCCGGCACGGCGGCCGATGCCAGAGCATGGCCCTCCCTGCCGGACGCTGTCGTATCGGCCTGCAGTTCCCGGTCCAGTTCGGCACGTGACGCCTGGCCTTGGGCGGACAGGGCCTGCCAGAAGCTCCACCGCAGTTCTGCGTCCACCGCAAGTCCGTCAATGACAATGTTGCCTTCCAGGATTCCGCGCAGCAAAGGAAGTTCAGTGTCCCCATGCCGGGACACGTCTGCCAAGGTCCTGGCCCATGCCAGTTGTTGGTCTGAACCGGGGGCTGCTGCCTTCATCCTGGCCGCCACGACTGCGAGGAAATCCTTGCGTACCCCTTCACGGGCTGCCGCCGGAACGTAGCGTTCAATGGCGCCGGAGGCATTGCCAAGCACGTTCAACAGGACCCCAATGCCGGTCTCCGAGGAGGCAAACTGCTCCACTGCGGCCACGTAGCGCACGGCGGGCGTCACACCGTCGCGGGCAGAATCCCACAATGCGGTCCAGCACAGGGCGCGGGCCATGGGATCGGTGATTTTGTCGAGCGACGTCCGGACCGTGTGTTCGGAATCCGGATCCAGGCGGACCTTGGCGTAGCTCAGGTCATCATCGTTGACCAGAAGCAGGGCTGGACGGCGCTTGCCGTTCAGTTGGGGCACCAACGTGCTGGGCCCTGTCACGTCCACCTCATGGCTTTCGGACCGGACGAGCCGGCCCGAAGCATCAGCGTCGTACAGGCCCAACCGCAACCGGTGGGGTCGGAGTTCCTGATGTCCCGTGATGGGGTCAATGGCATCCTGCCGAAGCGTCACGGCGCCAAAGACGCCGTTGTCGTCCACGATTTCTGCCGAAATCGTGGAGATGCCGGACGTCTGAAGCCATTGACGGGCCCAGTCTCCAAGGTCCCTTCCTGATGCGGTGCTGAGTGCGCGGAGGAGGTCCTGGAGAGAGGTATTGCCGAACGCATGGTCCCGGAAGTACTGACGGGAGCCGGCAATGAAGGCATCAAAGCCTACGTAGGCCACCAGTTGTTTCAGTACCGAAGCGCCCTTGGCATAGGTGATCCCGTCAAAGTTCTGCTTGGCTGCTTCAAGGTCCGGGATGTCGGCCACAATCGGGTGCGTGGTGGGCAGCTGGTCCTGGACATAGGCCCAGGCTTTACGCTTATTGGCGAAGTTCACCCATGCGGTGTCCCAATCGGTGGCACGGTCCACGCCAAGTGTCCCCATGTAGTCGGCGAACGACTCCTTGAGCCAGAGATCGTCCCACCAGTTCATGGTCACGAGGTCGCCGAACCACATGTGGGCCATCTCGTGCATCAAGGTGTTCGCACGGGCCTGGTACTGGGCATCGGTGGCGCGGGAGGCGTAGACATACTTTTCCGTGAATGTGACCAACCCGGGATTTTCCATGGCTCCGAGGTTGTATTCGGGCACGAAGGCCTGGTCATACTTACCCCACGGGTAGGGGTAGTCGAAGAGGTCGTTGAAGAAGGCCAGCCCGCTCTTGGTCAACCGGAACAGTTCTCCGGCATCGAAGGAGTCCGCCAACGAGGCCCTGCAGAAAAGTGCCAGCGGCACGTCAAGGCGGGTGTCGTCGTCGAGCGTTACGCCCCAGTGGTCAGTTGCCTTGAAGTAGGGTCCCGCCAGGACGGTGGTGATGTACGTGGACATGCGTTGGGTTGTGGCGAAATCCCAGCGCGCGGCGCGGGTGTCACCGGCCTCCGGTGTCCGCAGTTCCTCAACTCCGTTGGACGCAACTTCCCAGTTTGCCGGAGCGATCACGTGGAACGTAAATTCGGCCTTGAGGTCCGGCTGTTCGAAGTTGGCGAAGACCCGGCGGCTGTCCGCAGGTTCGTACTGGGTGTAGAGATAGCACTGTCCATCGGCGGGATCAACAAACCGGTGCATGCCCTCGCCTGAGCGGCTGTAAAGCCCTGTTCCGGTTACGGTGACCGTGTTCTCGGCTGCCAGTCCGGCCAGGGTGATCCTGTCGCGGTCCACCACCGATCCGACGTCCAACGCCTGGCCGTTCAGCACCACGGACTGCACGCCGCCATGGATGAAATCCAGGAAGGTGGCAGAGCCTGGCTCAGCGGAGAAAGTGATGGTGCTGGTACTCGGATAACCGGAGACGGCGGGATCTTCCGCGTCGCGGACATCGAGGGTGACGTCGTAGCTGTGGGTGGTGATCAGGGCTGAACGGGTAGCGGCTTCATCGCGCGATAGATTGTGATTCGACACACAGCTATCTAATCATGATCAAGGCGGCGCCCAGGCCCAGCGATGCGATGAGCAGCCAGGAGCCCAGGGCTACCAGAACAGCCCGCCCTCCGGTGTGGATCAGGGTCCGTATGCGCACGGCTGAGCCCAGTCCAAAGAGCGCCGTCGCCAGCAGAATGTCCTGGACCGCTGCCGCGATCTCCAAGCCCACAGGCGGGGCCCAGCCCAACGACCGTACGGCCACCAACGCGAGGAAGCCCGCCACGAACAGAGGGACAATCGGCGGAAACCTGCTCTCCATTCCGGCCGTTCCATTGGCGCGTTCCCGGAAATGGAGAACCCGCTGATGAAGCCCCGCGGTGGCAGCTATCGGTGCCAGCAGGACAACCCTGGTCAATTTCACGACGACGGCGATTGCCAACGCCGAAGTCCCGGCGGTTTGGGCGGTGGCTACCACCTGGCCGACGTCATGGACGGAGGCCCCTGTCCATGCACCGAACTGCCCAGGGCTGAGGCCCAAGGGGTGCATGAGCAGGGGAAGAACCCCAATGGCCAACGTGCCGCAGAGGGTCACCAGCGCTACTGGCAGGACCGTGTCCTGGTGCCTGATCCGCCGCACTGCAGCCATGGCCCCGATCGCCGATGCGCCGCAGATGGAAAAGCCTGTGGCAATCAACAACGCCGCCTCGCGAGGGAGACGCAACAAGCGGGCCAGGCCATACGTTCCTGCGAAGCTCACCAGGACCACCCCGGCGATCAGCAGCAGTGCCACCCATCCAAGTCCAAGGACATCGCCCATGCTGACCTTGAGTCCCAGCAAGACAATGCCTGCACGCATGAAGTGTTTCCCCGCGAAGTCGAGCCCCGGGCGGGCGCGCCCCGCCGTGAGGACAGCCGTCCCCGGTATATTTGCTGAGAGCAAGCCCAAGGCGACAGCGAGCGTCATGGCCGGAACCGCCGGAAACACGGCGTGGATTGCGAAGGCAAGACCCGTAGCGGCGATGCTCAGGACCAACCCGGGCCCCAGCCGGGACAGCTGGGGCGTAAGACTGTTGAAGGGCATGCCATAACCCTGCCGGATGGGGGCACGGAAAGGCGAACCGGGAGCACCCGGAAACCGCGACACAATCAGTGCGTAATGCGCTCGACTCAAAAAGGTGATTGTCTAATTCCCATGTCTGACCTATTCCAGGATTACTCCGAGGCCGCTGCCCGCAGCGGCGCCTATGACGAGATGTTTGCCCCCGGCCACGTTGCCAGAAAATCCTACGGTCAGGTTTCCGGCGCCTTGCGGGAGCTGTCCCTGGCCGATGTGACCGCCCGGGCCGACTCCATGGCGCGCACGTTCCTGGACCGCGGAGTCACCTTCGACTATGCGGGGGAGGAGCGCCCGTTCCCGCTGGACATCGTTCCCCGCGTTATCCCTGCCGACGAATGGGACGTCCTGGAACGCGGGGTAGCCCAGCGGGTCAAAGCACTGGAGGCTTTCCTCAACGACGTCTATGGACGCATGGCGGTAGTCACCGATGGCGTGATCCCCCGGCAACTCGTCACCACCAGCGCACACTTCCACCGGGCAGTCCATGGATTCGAACCATCCGGCGGTGTGCGTGTCCATGTCTCGGGCATCGACGTCGTCCGTGATGCTGCCGGGACCTTCAGGGTGCTTGAGGACAACGTCCGCGTTCCCTCCGGCGTCAGCTACGTTCTGGAGAATCGCCGGGCGATGGCCAAGGGCCTTCCGGAGGCTTTCGGCCAGCAACACATCCGTCCTGTGGAGGAATATCCCCGGCGGCTTCTCTCAGCACTCCGTAAGACAGCTCCCGCGGGCGTGGACGATCCTACGGTGGTTGTCCTGACGCCCGGCGTGTTCAACAGCGCCTACTTTGAACACACGCTCCTTGCCGGCCTCATGGGCGTGGAACTGGTGGAAGGCCGCGACCTCATCTGCCGCGGCAACCGGGTCTACATGCGGACCACTGCGGGCGAACAACGCGTGGACGTCATCTACAAGCGCATCGATGACGACTTCCTTGATCCGCTCCAGTTCCGTTCCGATTCCATGCTGGGTTGCCCTGGCCTGGTCAATGCCGCACGTGCCGGGGGAGTGACAATAGCCAACGCTGTGGGCAACGGCGTAGCTGATGACAAGCTCGTGTACAGTTACGTCCCTGACCTGATCCGGTACTACCTTCACGAAGAGCCGATCATCGCCAACGTTGACACTTTCCGGCTTGAGGAAAAGGAAGCCAGGGAGCATGTGCTGGACCGCCTTGACGAACTGGTGGTGAAGCCCGTGGACGGTTCAGGCGGCAAGGGACTGGTCATAGGACCTGATGCCACGAAGGACGAACTCGATGCCCTGCGCAAACGGGTTATTGCCGATCCGCGCGGATGGATCGCGCAGCCTGTCCTGCAGCTGTCAACCGTGCCGACGCTTTCCGGGGACAAATTCGGACCCCGTCACGTTGACCTCCGTCCCTTCGCTGTCAACGACGGCGACGACGTCTGGGTCCTCCCCGGCGGACTGACCAGGGTGGCACTCAAGGAAGGTTCCTTGATAGTGAACTCCAGCCAGGGCGGCGGCTCCAAGGACACCTGGGTGTTGGCCGACTCGCCGAAGCTGCCCGCCGAGGTCATCCCGCGCCAGTCCGTCACCGTCCGTGAACAGGTCTCTGTATGGCCCGTCGAAAGCAATTGGCGTGACCGCCAAACGGAGCAGCAACAGTGACCCCGATCCACCACCACTTGAACTTCGACCTGCACCACTCGAAGGAGGCAGTTCCATGCTGAGCCGTATTGCTGAGTCTCTTTTTTGGATCGGACGCTACGTAGAACGCGCCGATGGTACGTCCAGGATCCTGGATGTGCACCTCGAACGACTGAACCACCTGCCCCTCGAGGAGCAGCGGAGCGTAGCCCGGGAACTCCTTGCCGTGATGGGTGCCAAGCCCCAGAGCGAGGACTTCGGACTCCCTGAACTCCTGCATGCCCTCGCTTATGACAAGCAGAGCGCCTCCTCCATTGCCGGTTCACTGGGGGCTGCACGCGAGAATGCACGGCGCGCCCGGGAAACTGTTTCGCAGTCACTTTGGGAAAGCCTCAACACCACCTATTACGGCCTCAACCAGCATCGCAAGGATGTGGTGGGAACCTACCGTTTCTGCAACTGGGTCCTCGAACGGACAGCAATGGTCCGCGGTCTTGCGGACACCACCGTCAGCCATGACGAGAGCTGGTTGTTCATGGTGTTGGGCCGGTCCCTGGAACGGGCGGACATGACTGCCCGCATGCTCTCAACGCGCGATGTCCAGTCTGCGGGTATGTCGTGGGTCAACATGCTCCGATGCGCGGGCGCCTATGAGTCGTTCATCCGTACACGCAGGGCTGCCTTCGGAGACCAGCACGCCGCGGAATTCCTGCTGTTGGACCGTTTGTTCCCGCGGTCAATCGTCTATGCCCTGCGCGATGCCGATGAATGCCTCGCGAAACTGGACCCGTCAGCCCAGCGTGTGGGCTTCATCAACGATGCCCGGCGCATTGTTGGCCAGGCCCGCACGTTCCTCGAGTTCCACCGCACAGACGACCTCATGTCCGAGCTGCCCGAGCACATGGAACGTGTGCAGAAGGCCGTGACGCAGGCGTCCGATGCGATTTCCCGTAAGTACTTCAATCAGGCTGATGAGCATGCCTGGGTGGGAGAAGTTTCATGACCCGGCTGAGCATCGTCCACAAGACGGCTTACAAGTACAACCGCCGCGTGACGTTGTCCTATAACGAGGCCCGGATGACGCCCCTCACCGACGGCCAGCAGGTGGTTCTCGAGTCCTCGCTGAAGGTCTCACCCCATCAGGCGTCCGTCAGCACCTACCGTGACTACTGGGGTACCAGGGTCACGGCATTCGATATGCAAATGCCGCATGAGAGCCTTGAGGTCCTCGCCACGGCCACCGTGGAAGTGCACCGCACCGAACGCGTGGCAGTCGAGGACGACATCGTCGGATGGGACGTCATTGCTTCGGACAAGGTCCAGGACGAGTTCAGCGACTGGTTGCCCCAGTCCAGGCTCAGTGGGCCGGGCGAGGAGGTCCTGAACATTGTTCCCGGCGTTGTGGAGGGTAAGAATCCCCACGAGGCAGCCTTGGCGGTGTTCGCCTGGATGGCCGGTGAGATGACCTATATGAAGGGCACCACCGGGGTGACGACGAATGCCGAGCAGGCGTGGTCCCAGCGCCAAGGCGTGTGCCAGGATCTGGCACATCTGGCCATTGGGGCATTGCGCTGCAGTGGCATCCCTGCCCGCTATGTTTCGGGGTACATCCACCCAAGGTCCACGGCCGACATTGGTGAAACCGTTGCGGGACAGTCACACGCGTGGCTGGAATGGTGGGATGGGGAATGGCGCAGCTGGGACCCCACCAACCACAAGCCTGCAGGCGATTACCACGTCACGGTGGCGCGGGGCCGAGACTACCGCGATGTTCCCCCACTGAAGGGCATCCTGTCCGGTGGCGGCGGCTCGGGACTCTCCGTTTCGGTGGAGATCACGCGCCTCGCGTAGGAGTTCAGTCGCGGAGGAGTTTAATTACAGATAAGGCCCTTAAGAGCTGCTCTTAAGGGCCTTATCTGTACAGAGACTCCAGATTTTCTACCAAGGCGAGGGCTTGTAGTCCTTCAGGAAGACACCGTACTGGTCCTCGCCCTTTTCGCCCATCACTATGGGGTCGTAGACTCTCGCGGCACCATCCACCAGATCCAACGGGGCATGGAAGCCTTCTTCCATGAGCCTGACTTTGGTGTAGTGCGGGCGCTCATCGGTGATCCATCCGGTATCCACCGCGGTCATGAGGATGCCATCGGAATCCAGCATTTCCTGGGCGCTGGTCCTGGTCATCATGTTCAACGCAGCCTTGGCCATGTTCGTGTGGGGGTGTCCGGGGCCCTTGTAGGCACGGGAGAACTGTCCCTCCATGGCCGAGACGTTGACGATGTACTTCCTGTGGGCCGTCGACCGCTTCATGGCTTCCCGAAGGCGGCTGACCAGCAAGAATGGCGCAGTGACGTTGCACAGCTGGACCTCGAGCATCTCCAAGGGATCCACCTCATCCACCACTTGGGTCCAGCTGTTGATCGAGGCGAGGTCGGGGACCAAGCCGCCGGCGTCGATCGCTGTTCCGGACTCGATCCGTTCCAGGGACGCGGACCCGGTGGAGAGCGCCAGAGAGGTAATCGCATCGCCCGCCAGGACAGGGTGCTCGGTGACGCTGCTGGCAAGGGCCAAGGGATGTTTGTCATGGGCATGGCCGAACGTGACCAACTCCGGGCCACCATTGGCAGCGTCAAGGGCGGCAGGCAACGGCTCGTCCTCGGCGTCGACCAAGGGCTTGTAGGCATTGCCGGAGCGCCGAACCGTCTGGGCTGCGTTGTTGATGATGATGTCCAGCGGGCCAGCCTCGTTGAGGGAGTCCGTCAGAGCCATGACCTGCGCCGGGTCGCGGAGGTCAATGCCCACGATCCGTAGCCGGTGCAGCCACTCGCTGCTGTCTTCCATGGCGGCGAAGCGACGGGCTGCGTCCTTGGGGAAACGGGTGGTGATGGTGGTGTGGGCGCCATCCCTGAGCAGGCGCAGCGCGATGTACATGCCGATCTTGGCGCGTCCGCCGGTCAACAGGGCCCTGCGTCCCGTGAGATCCGTGCGGGCATCGCGCTTGCTGTGGCTGAAGGCCGCGCATTCAGGGCAGAGCTGGTGGTAGAAGGCATCAACCTGCGTGTAGTGCTTCTTGCAGATGTAGCAGGGACGCGAGCGGATAAGGTGGCCTGCGACCTCACCCGTGACGGAGGGGGCCAGCTTGTTGCCACGGGTTTCGTCGTCAATGCGGTCCGGAGCGGCGGTGGCCGTCAGGGCAATGACGGCCCGGTCAGCCTCGGCGATGGAGTCGCGCTTGGTGACCCGGCGGTGCCGCTTGACGGCTTTGAACATCTTGCCGGTGGCACGGCGGACTGCAACGTAGTCCGGGTGCTCCTCGTCATAGACGTGGATCGTGGTCAGAACCTTGAGGCAGGCCTGGATCTCTTCAGGCGTCAGATCGGTGGAGCTCATTGACCTGATTTTACAGCCTTGGGAGCCAGTGGCCTGCCTCGGGTTCTGTCGGCGTCAGTCGGGCGTCCAGCGCTTAGTGCGAGGCGCCCTGCGCTGCGGCATCCGCTACGCGTGACTGGATTCCTGCTGCTACTTTTTCGGCAGAGTCGCGGATGTCCGGATCATCATGGGTGGCGGCCTTGACAGCCTCGGGCAGTCCACGGCGGTGTTGCGCGGACAGCGCGAGCTCGGCCTCGCCGGGCTCGGGCACAACCTGGCCCTTTGCCAGCACGGTGATGCCTGACTCCGTCACCTTGTATCCCCGCGCCTTATCCAGGGCTGGGTCCAGGCCGATGGCCGCACCAGCAGGAACCTTCACGTTCTTGTCCAGGATGGCCCGCTTAATCACGGCGCCTTCGCCTACCCGGACCTTATCCATGAGGACGGAGTCTTGGACACGGCTGCCGGCGGCCACGTAGGCGTCGTTGGAGATTACGGAACCTTCAACGATGCCACCGGAGACCACCACGCCGCTGGCAACAATGGAATCGAGGGCCGTACCCACTGTGTTGTTCTCGCCTCGGACAAACTTTGCCGGGGGCGAGATGCTCTGGCGCGTGTAGATCGGCCACTCGGAGTTATACAGGTTGAAGATCGGCACGGGGGAGATGAGGTCCATATGGGCGTCATAGAACGAGTCGATGGTACCGACGTCCCGCCAGTACGTGCGGTCCCGATCCGTGGCTCCCGGGATGTCGTTGAGCGTGAAGTCGTACACGCCCGCTTCCCCCTGGTCCACGAAATACGGAATGATGTCCCCGCCCATGTCGTGCTTGGTATCGAGGCGCTCTGCATCCACATGCAGGGCTTCAACCAGGGCGTCTGCGTTGAAGACGTAGTTGCCCATGGAGGCCAGGAACTGCGTGGGATCTGCTGCCAGCCCGGGGGTGCTGGCCGGCTTTTCCACAAAGGCGGCGATTTTCTGGGGATCGTTCTGGTCTACCTCGATCACGCCGAATTGGTTGGCCATGTTCAGGGGCTGCCGCACAGCAGCAACCGTCGCTTTGGC includes the following:
- the pepN gene encoding aminopeptidase N, which produces MSNHNLSRDEAATRSALITTHSYDVTLDVRDAEDPAVSGYPSTSTITFSAEPGSATFLDFIHGGVQSVVLNGQALDVGSVVDRDRITLAGLAAENTVTVTGTGLYSRSGEGMHRFVDPADGQCYLYTQYEPADSRRVFANFEQPDLKAEFTFHVIAPANWEVASNGVEELRTPEAGDTRAARWDFATTQRMSTYITTVLAGPYFKATDHWGVTLDDDTRLDVPLALFCRASLADSFDAGELFRLTKSGLAFFNDLFDYPYPWGKYDQAFVPEYNLGAMENPGLVTFTEKYVYASRATDAQYQARANTLMHEMAHMWFGDLVTMNWWDDLWLKESFADYMGTLGVDRATDWDTAWVNFANKRKAWAYVQDQLPTTHPIVADIPDLEAAKQNFDGITYAKGASVLKQLVAYVGFDAFIAGSRQYFRDHAFGNTSLQDLLRALSTASGRDLGDWARQWLQTSGISTISAEIVDDNGVFGAVTLRQDAIDPITGHQELRPHRLRLGLYDADASGRLVRSESHEVDVTGPSTLVPQLNGKRRPALLLVNDDDLSYAKVRLDPDSEHTVRTSLDKITDPMARALCWTALWDSARDGVTPAVRYVAAVEQFASSETGIGVLLNVLGNASGAIERYVPAAAREGVRKDFLAVVAARMKAAAPGSDQQLAWARTLADVSRHGDTELPLLRGILEGNIVIDGLAVDAELRWSFWQALSAQGQASRAELDRELQADTTASGREGHALASAAVPDASVKAAAWDSMVNSPGLSNEILSATITGFSTAPGFLLEPYVERYFDCLEQVWAERSIEIAGRIVRGLFPGAQDLSEGMQPAEHPVLVRTDAWLKAHADAPRALRRIVIEQRSHLLRALTAQAAVG
- a CDS encoding putative sulfate exporter family transporter, coding for MPFNSLTPQLSRLGPGLVLSIAATGLAFAIHAVFPAVPAMTLAVALGLLSANIPGTAVLTAGRARPGLDFAGKHFMRAGIVLLGLKVSMGDVLGLGWVALLLIAGVVLVSFAGTYGLARLLRLPREAALLIATGFSICGASAIGAMAAVRRIRHQDTVLPVALVTLCGTLAIGVLPLLMHPLGLSPGQFGAWTGASVHDVGQVVATAQTAGTSALAIAVVVKLTRVVLLAPIAATAGLHQRVLHFRERANGTAGMESRFPPIVPLFVAGFLALVAVRSLGWAPPVGLEIAAAVQDILLATALFGLGSAVRIRTLIHTGGRAVLVALGSWLLIASLGLGAALIMIR
- a CDS encoding SDR family NAD(P)-dependent oxidoreductase, which translates into the protein MSSTDLTPEEIQACLKVLTTIHVYDEEHPDYVAVRRATGKMFKAVKRHRRVTKRDSIAEADRAVIALTATAAPDRIDDETRGNKLAPSVTGEVAGHLIRSRPCYICKKHYTQVDAFYHQLCPECAAFSHSKRDARTDLTGRRALLTGGRAKIGMYIALRLLRDGAHTTITTRFPKDAARRFAAMEDSSEWLHRLRIVGIDLRDPAQVMALTDSLNEAGPLDIIINNAAQTVRRSGNAYKPLVDAEDEPLPAALDAANGGPELVTFGHAHDKHPLALASSVTEHPVLAGDAITSLALSTGSASLERIESGTAIDAGGLVPDLASINSWTQVVDEVDPLEMLEVQLCNVTAPFLLVSRLREAMKRSTAHRKYIVNVSAMEGQFSRAYKGPGHPHTNMAKAALNMMTRTSAQEMLDSDGILMTAVDTGWITDERPHYTKVRLMEEGFHAPLDLVDGAARVYDPIVMGEKGEDQYGVFLKDYKPSPW
- a CDS encoding alpha-E domain-containing protein, producing MLSRIAESLFWIGRYVERADGTSRILDVHLERLNHLPLEEQRSVARELLAVMGAKPQSEDFGLPELLHALAYDKQSASSIAGSLGAARENARRARETVSQSLWESLNTTYYGLNQHRKDVVGTYRFCNWVLERTAMVRGLADTTVSHDESWLFMVLGRSLERADMTARMLSTRDVQSAGMSWVNMLRCAGAYESFIRTRRAAFGDQHAAEFLLLDRLFPRSIVYALRDADECLAKLDPSAQRVGFINDARRIVGQARTFLEFHRTDDLMSELPEHMERVQKAVTQASDAISRKYFNQADEHAWVGEVS
- a CDS encoding circularly permuted type 2 ATP-grasp protein, with amino-acid sequence MSDLFQDYSEAAARSGAYDEMFAPGHVARKSYGQVSGALRELSLADVTARADSMARTFLDRGVTFDYAGEERPFPLDIVPRVIPADEWDVLERGVAQRVKALEAFLNDVYGRMAVVTDGVIPRQLVTTSAHFHRAVHGFEPSGGVRVHVSGIDVVRDAAGTFRVLEDNVRVPSGVSYVLENRRAMAKGLPEAFGQQHIRPVEEYPRRLLSALRKTAPAGVDDPTVVVLTPGVFNSAYFEHTLLAGLMGVELVEGRDLICRGNRVYMRTTAGEQRVDVIYKRIDDDFLDPLQFRSDSMLGCPGLVNAARAGGVTIANAVGNGVADDKLVYSYVPDLIRYYLHEEPIIANVDTFRLEEKEAREHVLDRLDELVVKPVDGSGGKGLVIGPDATKDELDALRKRVIADPRGWIAQPVLQLSTVPTLSGDKFGPRHVDLRPFAVNDGDDVWVLPGGLTRVALKEGSLIVNSSQGGGSKDTWVLADSPKLPAEVIPRQSVTVREQVSVWPVESNWRDRQTEQQQ
- the glgC gene encoding glucose-1-phosphate adenylyltransferase, whose product is MTMALKKVLAIVLAGGEGNRLMPLTADRAKPAVPFAGGYRLIDFALSNLVNSGYLKIVVLTQYKSHSLDRHISETWRMSTQLGRYVASVPAQQRVGKSWFLGSANAIYQSLNLIHDDAPDIVVVVGADHVYRMDFSQMVEQHIASGAKATVAAVRQPLNMANQFGVIEVDQNDPQKIAAFVEKPASTPGLAADPTQFLASMGNYVFNADALVEALHVDAERLDTKHDMGGDIIPYFVDQGEAGVYDFTLNDIPGATDRDRTYWRDVGTIDSFYDAHMDLISPVPIFNLYNSEWPIYTRQSISPPAKFVRGENNTVGTALDSIVASGVVVSGGIVEGSVISNDAYVAAGSRVQDSVLMDKVRVGEGAVIKRAILDKNVKVPAGAAIGLDPALDKARGYKVTESGITVLAKGQVVPEPGEAELALSAQHRRGLPEAVKAATHDDPDIRDSAEKVAAGIQSRVADAAAQGASH
- a CDS encoding transglutaminase family protein, which translates into the protein MTRLSIVHKTAYKYNRRVTLSYNEARMTPLTDGQQVVLESSLKVSPHQASVSTYRDYWGTRVTAFDMQMPHESLEVLATATVEVHRTERVAVEDDIVGWDVIASDKVQDEFSDWLPQSRLSGPGEEVLNIVPGVVEGKNPHEAALAVFAWMAGEMTYMKGTTGVTTNAEQAWSQRQGVCQDLAHLAIGALRCSGIPARYVSGYIHPRSTADIGETVAGQSHAWLEWWDGEWRSWDPTNHKPAGDYHVTVARGRDYRDVPPLKGILSGGGGSGLSVSVEITRLA